In the Desulfovibrio sp. TomC genome, one interval contains:
- the trbJ gene encoding P-type conjugative transfer protein TrbJ, whose translation MRNYLLVSIFICLFLMFFVLSSTSSAQYVVHCTNCSDTFTQSLERVTNLEKLQQVYKQVTEAIKQTEQQIELVQNNIDQLENMVKNTVSLPDKIRTKILGTFQKLSSLSQSLNLQRGDASALSQIFSSTYAGTGTIRDMAKSTRETMESAAGTFDEMRKKWSEEVDRSQQAAFQESGMQIQDLEQKATELESQLNDLLTTPDGQMKALEAGNQLATMQLQEAQKLRSLLSVSVQASVQKTMKDEKKQQIEDEAWKGALSTDKIGNFTSKTDF comes from the coding sequence ATGAGAAATTACTTATTGGTCAGCATATTTATCTGCCTGTTTTTAATGTTTTTTGTTCTCTCAAGTACGTCAAGCGCTCAATACGTTGTGCACTGCACAAACTGCAGCGATACTTTTACACAATCCCTAGAACGAGTGACAAACCTTGAAAAGCTACAACAAGTTTACAAGCAAGTCACAGAAGCGATCAAACAAACTGAGCAACAAATTGAGCTGGTCCAGAATAATATAGATCAGTTAGAAAATATGGTCAAAAACACAGTCAGCCTTCCAGATAAAATTAGAACAAAGATACTTGGTACATTTCAAAAATTGTCGTCGCTATCACAATCATTGAACCTGCAAAGAGGTGACGCCTCTGCTTTGAGCCAGATTTTTAGCAGCACGTATGCCGGCACAGGCACTATTCGGGACATGGCTAAGTCCACCAGGGAGACGATGGAATCGGCTGCCGGCACCTTCGATGAGATGCGCAAAAAGTGGTCCGAGGAAGTGGATCGCTCGCAGCAAGCGGCCTTTCAAGAATCCGGAATGCAAATCCAAGACCTCGAACAAAAGGCCACTGAACTGGAGAGCCAGCTCAATGACCTTTTGACGACGCCAGATGGACAAATGAAGGCTCTGGAAGCCGGAAATCAACTTGCGACGATGCAACTCCAGGAAGCTCAAAAGCTCCGATCTCTTCTCTCTGTCTCTGTTCAGGCCAGCGTCCAGAAAACTATGAAGGACGAAAAGAAACAACAAATAGAGGACGAGGCCTGGAAGGGAGCATTGTCCACTGACAAAATTGGAAACTTTACCTCAAAAACTGATTTCTAA
- a CDS encoding TraG/VirB4 family ATPase, with protein sequence MLSLRKFRSRARGVSDLLPYAALIAPGIVLCKDGTFLAGFVAHGQDTASSTSDELAFVSAQFNNAVKLLGSGWMLHVDAVRSIHHAYSRLEDSHYPDPVSQLIDDERRAFFSGGVCYRTKTVVILSFKPNFGAEKMTAAAKTGGGSSTALERSLELFQNTLLEFEDALSAVLHLKRLVDYAEADEIGSSARYSELLSHLQLCLTGIEQPVQVPNTPMYLDALLGSEELIGGLTPRIGDQHIAVISIDGLPQESWPAMLSVLDGLQLQYRFSSRFICLDQLDAQKEITSYRKGWEQNVFRFIDKYFNLPNARPNMDAANMVNDAGDALSEVQGGYVGAGFLSSCIVLLHEDQVILQDWARELRRAILTLGFGCRIETINALDAWLGTHPGNWFANLRRPLINTLNLADLLPLASIWAGERNCPCPFYPADSPALMVCTTDGSTPFWFNLHVRDVGHTLIFGPIGAGKSTLLALIAAQFRRYDQAQVFAFDKGMSMFALCEAVGGTHYDVGGSDALSFAPLQHIDDPAELAWAEEWVGTLLELQGAPVTPRDRNEIHKAMRLLRSSPVDMRSLTDFVNLIQDQRLKEGLQHYTRAGAMGYLLDAETDQLGLSPFMVFEIEDLMNLGDKNLIPVLLYLFHRIEKALTGQPVLLILDEAWLMLGHPAFRAKIREWLKVLRKANCAVVMATQSLSDAKNSGILDVLVESCQTKVFLPNITARQDVQSELYQQMGLNNKQIEIIASATPKRDYYVVTPYGRRLIQLALQRTELAFVGISDKENISRIKELQKEYGTNWPRAWVVEQTKKRSAA encoded by the coding sequence ATGCTTAGTCTGCGCAAGTTCCGCTCCCGCGCCCGTGGCGTATCGGACCTGCTGCCTTATGCGGCCCTCATTGCCCCGGGCATCGTGCTTTGCAAAGACGGGACGTTTCTCGCGGGGTTTGTCGCGCATGGACAGGACACAGCCTCCAGCACTTCTGATGAGCTGGCCTTTGTGTCCGCGCAGTTCAATAACGCAGTCAAGCTCTTGGGCTCCGGCTGGATGCTGCATGTGGATGCTGTGCGTAGCATCCACCATGCCTATTCACGCCTTGAGGACAGCCATTACCCCGATCCTGTCTCGCAGCTCATCGATGACGAGCGCCGCGCCTTTTTTAGCGGTGGCGTCTGCTATCGAACAAAGACCGTCGTCATCCTGAGCTTCAAGCCGAATTTCGGCGCTGAAAAGATGACTGCCGCCGCCAAGACCGGCGGCGGCAGCTCCACCGCTTTGGAGCGCAGCCTGGAACTTTTTCAAAATACGCTGCTGGAGTTCGAGGATGCTCTTTCGGCGGTCCTGCACCTGAAACGACTCGTGGACTATGCCGAAGCAGACGAAATCGGCTCCTCGGCGCGTTACAGCGAGCTGCTGTCGCATCTCCAGCTGTGCCTGACGGGCATTGAACAGCCTGTCCAGGTTCCGAACACGCCCATGTACCTGGACGCTCTCCTCGGCAGCGAAGAGCTGATCGGCGGTTTGACGCCCCGGATCGGTGACCAGCACATCGCGGTCATCAGCATTGACGGCTTGCCCCAGGAAAGCTGGCCGGCCATGTTGTCGGTCCTGGACGGCTTGCAGCTCCAGTATCGGTTTTCTTCCCGGTTCATCTGCCTGGATCAGCTGGACGCTCAAAAAGAGATCACATCGTACAGGAAGGGATGGGAACAAAACGTTTTTCGGTTCATCGACAAATACTTCAACTTGCCCAATGCGCGTCCTAACATGGACGCGGCCAACATGGTCAATGACGCTGGCGACGCACTCAGTGAAGTCCAGGGAGGTTATGTCGGGGCAGGCTTCTTGAGCTCCTGCATTGTGCTGCTCCATGAGGACCAGGTCATCCTGCAGGATTGGGCGAGGGAACTCCGCCGGGCCATCTTGACCCTTGGCTTCGGCTGCCGGATCGAAACCATCAATGCCCTGGACGCCTGGCTCGGCACGCACCCCGGTAACTGGTTCGCCAATCTCCGTAGACCCCTCATCAACACCCTCAATCTGGCCGATCTGCTTCCCCTTGCCAGTATCTGGGCGGGCGAGCGGAATTGCCCATGTCCGTTTTATCCGGCCGACTCTCCGGCCCTTATGGTGTGCACGACCGACGGTTCCACACCGTTTTGGTTTAACCTGCACGTAAGAGATGTCGGGCACACCTTGATTTTCGGCCCCATCGGCGCCGGTAAGTCCACTTTGCTGGCGCTGATCGCGGCGCAGTTCAGGCGGTATGACCAGGCCCAGGTTTTCGCCTTTGACAAGGGCATGTCGATGTTTGCCCTCTGCGAAGCCGTGGGCGGCACCCACTATGATGTCGGCGGCAGTGACGCGCTGTCGTTTGCCCCGTTGCAGCACATAGACGATCCCGCCGAACTGGCCTGGGCCGAAGAATGGGTGGGCACCCTCCTGGAACTGCAGGGAGCCCCGGTCACTCCTCGGGACCGTAACGAAATCCACAAGGCCATGAGACTGCTACGCAGCAGCCCGGTCGATATGCGAAGCCTCACCGATTTCGTGAACCTGATCCAGGATCAACGCCTGAAGGAGGGGCTCCAACACTACACCCGGGCCGGAGCCATGGGCTACCTGCTCGATGCCGAGACGGATCAGCTTGGCCTTTCGCCTTTCATGGTCTTCGAGATCGAGGATCTCATGAATCTGGGCGACAAGAACCTGATCCCTGTGCTGCTCTACCTCTTCCACCGGATCGAGAAAGCCCTCACCGGCCAGCCTGTCCTGCTGATCCTGGACGAGGCTTGGCTCATGCTCGGGCATCCCGCCTTCCGCGCCAAAATACGCGAATGGCTCAAGGTCTTGCGCAAGGCCAACTGTGCCGTGGTGATGGCCACGCAAAGTCTCTCGGACGCTAAAAACTCCGGGATACTGGATGTGTTGGTTGAATCCTGCCAGACAAAGGTCTTTTTGCCGAACATCACGGCGCGCCAGGACGTACAGTCTGAATTGTATCAACAGATGGGTCTGAACAACAAGCAAATTGAGATCATCGCTTCGGCTACGCCAAAGCGAGATTACTACGTTGTTACACCATACGGAAGAAGGCTTATACAATTAGCTTTACAAAGAACAGAACTCGCCTTTGTAGGTATCAGCGACAAGGAAAATATCTCAAGAATAAAAGAACTCCAAAAAGAATACGGCACCAACTGGCCTAGGGCATGGGTTGTAGAACAAACCAAAAAGCGTTCTGCCGCATAA
- the trbD gene encoding conjugal transfer protein TrbD: MRTLPIHQSLHRHNHVMGAEREIALCICLFAMLVGVGGMTWLSGLTAVLFYGGGLLVARRMAKSDPIMSKVWMRHIKKQIYYPAKASIWRRS, translated from the coding sequence ATGAGAACGCTCCCTATCCATCAGTCCTTGCACCGTCACAATCACGTGATGGGTGCTGAACGGGAAATAGCGCTGTGCATCTGCCTGTTTGCCATGCTTGTCGGCGTCGGTGGCATGACTTGGCTTTCCGGACTCACAGCGGTGCTGTTTTACGGTGGGGGACTCTTGGTGGCCAGAAGAATGGCCAAGTCGGACCCAATCATGAGCAAGGTCTGGATGCGCCATATCAAAAAGCAGATTTACTACCCCGCCAAAGCCAGTATTTGGAGAAGAAGCTGA
- a CDS encoding TrbC/VirB2 family protein: MSKKDVCVVLAVAVVLATCSDAMASGGISEFSSPLEKVVQTITGSAGKWISITAMAICGAVYIFNKEDISGGFKLLLSVVFGISFIAFATNIVESVFSFSGAII; the protein is encoded by the coding sequence ATGAGTAAAAAAGATGTTTGTGTCGTTTTGGCTGTGGCCGTTGTTTTAGCGACTTGTTCGGATGCCATGGCCTCCGGCGGCATTTCGGAATTCTCATCACCGTTGGAAAAGGTCGTCCAGACGATCACCGGTTCGGCCGGAAAGTGGATTTCCATTACTGCCATGGCAATTTGTGGCGCGGTTTACATTTTCAATAAGGAAGATATCAGCGGGGGATTCAAGCTCCTTCTGTCCGTCGTCTTCGGCATTTCTTTCATCGCATTCGCAACGAACATCGTCGAATCCGTTTTCTCCTTCAGCGGCGCGATAATCTAA
- the trbB gene encoding P-type conjugative transfer ATPase TrbB codes for MSDPRLIRSLEQALGDMVLGALQSPDILEIMLNPCGLLWLERFGEPMRHVGNLSPEQGRQVVSLVASALGTTITREQPVVEGEFPIDGSRFEGTDFPIVPGPSFTIRKKPSTIFTLENYVEKGILAPNLLAFLHQAILRKCNILVVGGTGSGKTTLVNAMIEALSRVCPDDRIVAMEDTCELQVSSPNRVMFRTSDTMDMQRLTKITMRYRPDRIIVGEVRDGAALDLLKAWNTGHPGGIATLHADSAIDALGRLEDLVAERLTAPMHRLISRAINVIVFIRKTPEGRQISEVAYVHGYDRARHTYLLEYVFKNNMSVNEGKWYQEYIKGECNE; via the coding sequence ATGAGCGATCCCCGCCTGATCCGCAGCCTGGAGCAAGCCCTGGGTGATATGGTTCTTGGCGCTCTCCAGTCTCCCGACATCCTGGAGATCATGCTCAACCCGTGTGGTCTCCTGTGGCTGGAACGCTTCGGGGAGCCCATGCGCCATGTGGGCAACCTTTCACCTGAACAGGGTCGCCAGGTTGTTTCTCTCGTCGCCTCCGCCCTCGGGACAACCATCACGCGGGAACAGCCGGTGGTGGAGGGCGAGTTCCCTATCGACGGGAGCCGCTTCGAAGGAACTGATTTTCCCATCGTCCCCGGGCCATCGTTTACGATCCGCAAAAAGCCCAGCACAATTTTCACCCTCGAAAACTATGTCGAGAAGGGCATCCTGGCCCCAAACCTCCTGGCCTTTTTGCATCAGGCGATCCTGCGCAAGTGCAACATCCTTGTCGTCGGTGGGACTGGCTCCGGAAAAACCACCCTCGTTAACGCCATGATTGAGGCGCTCTCGCGCGTGTGCCCAGATGATCGGATCGTGGCCATGGAGGACACCTGCGAACTCCAGGTGTCCAGTCCTAACCGGGTGATGTTCCGGACTTCGGACACCATGGACATGCAGCGACTGACCAAGATCACCATGCGCTATCGGCCCGACCGAATCATTGTTGGCGAAGTCCGTGACGGCGCTGCGCTTGATCTCCTCAAGGCCTGGAACACCGGCCATCCTGGCGGCATCGCCACGCTGCACGCCGACAGCGCCATAGATGCCCTCGGCCGCCTGGAAGACCTGGTCGCCGAACGCCTGACTGCTCCGATGCATCGTTTGATCAGCCGAGCCATCAACGTGATCGTCTTCATTCGCAAGACTCCCGAGGGGCGGCAAATTTCGGAAGTCGCTTACGTTCATGGTTATGACCGCGCAAGGCATACATATCTTCTTGAATACGTCTTCAAGAACAATATGAGCGTGAACGAAGGCAAGTGGTATCAAGAATACATCAAAGGAGAATGTAATGAGTAA
- a CDS encoding nucleotide-binding protein, with the protein MGIIHMVLQGKGGVGKSYIASLLVQYLKLKECEVSAIDTDPVNNTLAGYKEFDVSVLSILRENNVDPRMFDSLMETALVLPEDAHLVIDNGASSFIPLCSYLLENEAINLLQAEGHTVVLHSVVTGGQGIMDTVNGLAALAKYFPEAHLAVWLNPKDGEIALDGLTFYDFKVFKEYGNSFHSVIELPHRNTATFGKDLSDHLARRLSFDAAIHSSQPIMVRRRLSKYWDDVVAIMDRANLLLGRAA; encoded by the coding sequence ATGGGCATAATTCATATGGTACTGCAAGGAAAAGGCGGCGTTGGAAAATCATACATCGCCAGCCTGCTCGTGCAGTATCTTAAGCTGAAAGAGTGCGAGGTCAGCGCCATCGACACCGACCCCGTCAACAACACATTGGCCGGCTACAAAGAATTTGATGTCAGCGTTTTGTCCATCCTGCGAGAGAACAACGTTGATCCGCGCATGTTCGACAGCTTGATGGAAACCGCCCTGGTGCTGCCCGAGGACGCCCATCTCGTCATTGACAATGGAGCGTCCAGCTTCATTCCCCTTTGTTCCTATCTCCTCGAAAACGAGGCCATCAACCTGCTTCAGGCCGAGGGGCACACCGTTGTGCTGCATTCCGTGGTGACGGGTGGCCAGGGGATCATGGACACGGTTAACGGCCTGGCTGCTCTGGCCAAATACTTCCCCGAGGCCCACCTGGCTGTCTGGCTCAATCCCAAGGATGGTGAGATCGCCCTGGACGGCCTGACCTTCTACGACTTCAAGGTGTTCAAAGAATACGGCAACAGCTTCCATTCGGTGATCGAACTGCCTCACCGCAACACGGCGACCTTCGGCAAAGACCTCTCCGACCACCTAGCCCGGCGTTTGTCTTTCGACGCTGCCATTCATTCCTCACAGCCCATCATGGTCCGGCGGCGGCTCAGCAAATACTGGGATGACGTGGTGGCCATCATGGACAGGGCCAATCTCCTGCTGGGAAGGGCTGCGTAA